From the genome of Vicia villosa cultivar HV-30 ecotype Madison, WI linkage group LG2, Vvil1.0, whole genome shotgun sequence, one region includes:
- the LOC131650891 gene encoding uncharacterized mitochondrial protein AtMg01250-like produces the protein MDKIGFGSVWRRWMDLLIFQSKMFVLVNGSPTNEFEVEKGLRQGDPLSSFLFVLVAEKLTGLVRKSLEIGEYYGFAIKGWCIIDILQFVDDTLLIGEGSWKHVWSIKSVLKAFELVLGLDINYHKSKLIGISTNSNFVEAASYVLSCRVEAGNFIFLCILIGSKPRKYSTWIPILNKMKKHLSD, from the coding sequence ATGGATAAAATAGGGTTTGGATCGGTTTGGAGAAGATGGATGGACCTTTTGATTTTCCAAAGCAAAATGTTTGTGTTAGTTAATGGTAGTCCTACTAATGAGTTTGAGGTGGAGAAAGGTTTGAGACAGGGAGATcctctttcatcttttctttttgttttggtagCGGAGAAATTAACGGGGTTAGTGAGGAAGTCTTTAGAGATTGGGGAGTATTATGGTTTCGCCATTAAGGGTTGGTGTATTATCGATATTCTTCAATTTGTGGATGATACTTTGTTGATTGGGGAAGGTTCTTGGAAGCATGTGTGGTCTATCAAATCGGTTTTGAAAGCCTTTGAATTAGTTTTGGGGCTTGATATTAATTATCACAAGAGCAAGTTGATTGGCATTAGTACTAATAGCAACTTTGTGGAAGCCGCATCGTATGTTCTTTCTTGTAGGGTGGAAGCTGGTAACTTTATTTTTCTATGTATTTTGATTGGTTCCAAACCGAGGAAGTATTCGACATGGATCCCTATTTTGAACAAGATGAAGAAACATTTATCAGATTAG
- the LOC131647681 gene encoding uncharacterized protein LOC131647681: protein MRTEVFQTANIYRHLLKAVKKHIGKEENKRHFLEYVTSEFHKNRNLTDGVAVQHKIKLARDYTYLLNNVHYHKELLFSYNIAVDRSDEVKRTLGKSAASVGLQLPEVYRS, encoded by the exons ATGAGAACTGAAGTCTTCCAAACTGCTAACATCTATCGCCATCTTCTCAAGGCGGTCAAGAAACATATTGGGAAAGAAGAGAATAAGAGACATTTTCTAGAATATGTAACCTCTGAATTCCACAAGAACCGAAATCTGACTGATGGTGTGGCTGTCCAACATAAAATCAAGCTTGCTCGTGATTACACTTACCTTCTTAACAACGTGCACTATCACAAG GAGTTGCTTTTCTCATATAACATTGCAGTTGATAGATCAGACGAGGTTAAAAGGACACTTGGAAAATCTGCTGCTAGTGTCGGCCTTCAGCTTCCTGAGGTTTATCGATCATAA
- the LOC131647684 gene encoding membrane protein PM19L-like yields MKSIATLLLVLNFCMYVIVLAIGAWAMNRAIDHGFIIGPELKLPAHFSPIFFPMGNASTGFFVTFSLLAGVVGVVSAISGINHICSWTANSLPSAASVATLAWTLTLLAMGFAWKEIELQIRNARLRTMEAFLIILSVTQLLYIIAIHGAAAYNIYT; encoded by the exons ATGAAGTCAATAGCTACACTTCTCTTGGTGCTGAACTTTTGCATGTATGTCATAGTTTTAGCCATTGGTGCATGGGCTATGAATAGAGCAATAGATCATGGTTTTATTATAG GTCCGGAATTAAAACTTCCAGCTCATTTTTCACCCATTTTCTTTCCAATGGGAAATGCTTCAACTGGATTCTTTGTTACATTTTCTTTGTTGGCTGGAGTAGTTGGTGTTGTATCAGCAATTTCCGGAATCAATCATATCTGTTCATGGACTGCTAACAGTCTGCCATCTGCAGCTTCAGTTGCTACCCTGGCTTGGACTCTTACACTTCTTGCCATGGG CTTTGCATGGAAAGAGATTGAGCTTCAAATTAGAAACGCGCGCCTG AGAACCATGGAGGCTTTCCTAATTATCCTCTCAGTTACACAACTTCTCTACATAATTGCTATTCATGGTGCTGCTGCATATAATATATATACTTGA
- the LOC131647685 gene encoding uncharacterized protein LOC131647685 — protein sequence MEEDEENAPAATGKLGSYGGSVMLVVPGEESAAEETMLLWGILQPTLSKPNAFVAQSSLQLCLDSCGHSLSILQSPSSLGTPGVTGSVMWDSGVMLGKFLEHSVDSGLLVLQGKKIVELGSGCGLVGCIAALLGGEVVLTDLPDRMRLLRKNIETNMEHISLRGSITATELTWGDDPDPELIVPTPDYILGSDVVYSEGAVVDLLETLAQLSGPNTTIFLAGELRNDAILEYFLEAAMNDFTIGRVDQTLWHPDYRSNRVVLYVLVKK from the exons atggaggaagatgaagagaATGCACCGGCGGCAACGGGGAAGTTGGGTTCATACGGTGGTTCCGTCATGTTGGTTGTTCCTGGGGAGGAATCAGCTGCGGAAGAGACCATGCTTCTCTGGGGTATTCTCCAGCCCACTCTTTCCAAACCCAATGCTTTTGTCGCTCAATCTTCCTTGCAGCTCTGCCTCGACTCCTGTGGTCACTCTCTCTCCATTCTTCAATCACCTTCTTCCTTG GGAACGCCCGGAGTAACTGGATCAGTGATGTGGGACAGTGGAGTTATGCTCGGAAAGTTTCTAGAACATTCTGTTGACTCGGGATTGCTTGTTCTTCAAGGCAAGAAGATTGTTGAACTCGGATCTGGTTGCGGATTGGTTGG TTGCATTGCAGCTCTTTTGGGTGGTGAAGTCGTTCTTACTGATCTGCCTGATAGAATGAGGCTACTCAGAAAGAATATTGAAACCAATATGGAACATATTTCTCTGCGTGGTTCCATAACAGCAACTGAACTCACATGGGGAGATGATCCTGATCCAGAGCTCATTGTTCCCACACCTGATTACA TACTAGGATCTGACGTGGTGTATAGTGAAGGTGCTGTTGTGGATCTGCTAGAGACACTTGCTCAGCTCTCTGGACCTAACACGACAATTTTTTTGGCCGGGGAACTTAGAAATG ATGCAATTCTTGAGTACTTCTTAGAAGCTGCAATGAATGATTTCACAATTGGTCGTGTGGATCAAACTCTATGGCATCCTGATTATCGCAGCAATCGCGTTGTTCTTTATGTTCTAGTTAAGAAATGA
- the LOC131653276 gene encoding alcohol dehydrogenase-like 6: protein MASSTPQVITCKAAVAWGAGEALVLEEVEVSPPQPFEIRIKVVSTSLCRSDLSAWESHAIFPRIFGHEASGVVESVGLGVTEFKQGDHVLTVFIGECMSCKPCKSGKSNICQVLGLERKGLMHSDQKTRFSIKGKPVYHYCGVSSFSEYTVVHSGCAVKVSPHVPLDKICILSCGVSAGLGAAWNVADVTKGSTVVIFGLGTVGLSVAQGAKIRGASRIIGVDNNPKKCENAKSFGVTEVVDPNLYKEPIVQVIKRITDGGADFCFECVGNTDMITTALQSCCDGSGLTVTLGVPKVKPEMSAHYGLFLTGRTLKGSLFGGWKPKTDLPSLVEKYMNKEIQIDDYITHNLTFDDINKAFNLMNEGKCLRCVIHMP, encoded by the exons ATGGCATCATCAACCCCTCAAGTCATAACCTGCAAAG CCGCAGTGGCATGGGGAGCTGGTGAGGCATTGGTACTGGAGGAAGTGGAAGTCAGTCCTCCCCAACCATTCGAGATTAGGATTAAGGTTGTTTCCACCTCTCTATGTCGTAGTGATCTTTCTGCTTGGGAATCCCAT GCTATATTTCCTCGCATATTTGGCCATGAAGCATCTGG GGTTGTTGAGAGTGTAGGGCTAGGAGTGACTGAATTCAAACAAGGGGACCATGTGCTAACAGTTTTCATAGGAGAATGCATGTCATGCAAGCCGTGCAAATCGGGAAAAAGTAATATTTGTCAAGTTTTGGGATTGGAAAGAAAGGGTTTAATGCATAGTGATCAAAAGACAAGATTCTCAATAAAAGGGAAGCCTGTTTATCATTATTGTGGTGTTTCGAGTTTTAGCGAATATACAGTTGTCCATTCTGGATGTGCAGTGAAAGTTAGTCCTCATGTACCTCTCGACAAAATATGCATTCTAAGCTGTGGCGTCTCTGCAG GTCTGGGTGCAGCATGGAATGTTGCCGATGTTACAAAAGGATCAACAGTGGTTATATTTGGTCTCGGAACTGTTGGCCTTTCC GTTGCTCAAGGTGCTAAAATAAGAGGTGCATCTAGAATAATTGGTGTTGACAACAACCCAAAGAAGTGTGAAAATG CTAAATCTTTTGGggttacagaagttgttgatccgaATTTGTACAAAGAGCCTATTGTGCAG GTTATTAAGCGCATTACTGATGGTGGAGCAGATTTTTGTTTTGAATGTGTCGGTAACACTGATATGATAACAACTGCATTGCAATCATGTTGTGAT GGATCGGGTTTGACTGTAACACTTGGTGTGCCGAAGGTGAAGCCGGAGATGTCGGCTCATTATGGATTATTCTTGACAGGAAGAACATTAAAAGGATCTCTATTTGGAGGATGGAAACCTAAAACTGATCTTCCTTCACTAGTAGAAAAATATATGAACAAG GAAATTCAGATTGATGACTACATAACACACAATCTGACATTTGATGACATTAATAAAGCTTTCAATCTCATGAATGAAGGAAAGTGTCTTCGTTGTGTTATCCACATGCCATGA
- the LOC131647683 gene encoding uncharacterized protein LOC131647683, with amino-acid sequence MPSGPKKRKAARRKKELNLSSTNNPPQGNDDLKPRNEKKNDGRGNNFPAYHKSGGSEMVHKRDLSTARPIASDAVSVEEVCGDFKIGQALGGKENSAVMVKRDLRFKDGYEKENERFEHTETAKEPCYQSGISNGESLAKKNSKDEICDLLEEKIACHELVKPDESSPSNTTAASMSGVAPLLEVIDHAGKLNQDSVYPLTNENATTSHMEEPKPKESDSKVLISSSRSPLPNDAAHTKNSKTPECSKDQPFVRSTPNLVQKTSWWSCCGLFEVLSGSNR; translated from the exons ATGCCTTCAGGTCCTAAGAAGAGAAAAGCTGCTAGGAGGAAGAAGGAACTTAACCTCTCATCAACCAACAACCCTCCTCAAG GAAATGATGATTTGAAGCCTCGTAATGAGAAAAAGAATGATGGCAGAGGCAATAATTTTCCTGCATATCACAAGAGCGGTGGAAGTGAAATGGTTCATAAAAGAGACTTGTCAACTGCTCGGCCAATTGCTTCTGATGCCGTGTCTGTGGAAGAAGTTTGTGGTGATTTCAAGATTGGACAAGCGTTAGGAGGAAAGGAAAACAGTGCTGTTATGGTAAAGAGAGATTTGAGATTTAAGGATGGTTAtgagaaagaaaatgaaagatttgAGCATACTGAAACTGCGAAGGAACCATGCTACCAGAGTGGtatttcaaatggtgaatccctAGCTAAGAAGAACTCTAAGGATGAGATATGTGATTTGCTTGAAGAGAAAATTGCATGTCATGAGTTGGTTAAACCAGATGAATCGTCACCTTCCAATACGACTGCGGCTTCCATGTCTGGAGTAGCCCCTCTTCTAGAAGTGATCGATCATGCTGGGAAGTTGAATCAGGATAGTGTATATCCCTTAACAAATGAGAATGCTACAACATCGCATATGGAGGAACCTAAGCCAAAGGAATCTGATAGTAAAGTGTTAATTTCATCGTCTCGTAGTCCATTACCTAATGATGCAGCACATACTAAGAATTCCAAGACTCCAGAATGCTCAAAAGATCAG CCTTTCGTAAGGTCGACTCCAAATTTGGTGCAGAAGACTTCATGGTGGAGTTGCTGTGGACTGTTTGAAGTTTTGTCAGGTTCAAATAGATAA
- the LOC131653277 gene encoding uncharacterized protein LOC131653277 — translation MAKEERRVAEVEVAKQRCRCVIDSIHQLPSSSNITHSCRRTLLKLARAELDFLSRPSSSASLSVNIGHLEAVLHILQQPFVSGVSRVCKSIPLSPSVSREERHSSSLKDIHVDVVCILNGKPVWIIVSDRNPKYVSWNSCHKSKGLKLRIQQVLAAAKSNLALRPSSVMIFFANGISSHVYDKLREEFGASEVRLEFSVFSSNMLEETEGDWINVISRSYRDALVLEIIPANDKDVVQSLTLDSSQVEISEGKVETQLHILEENSINRGSFQLERSIDKAESRSHLSQEDIETKLGDTFCSVIMGMKLSSLDEKISEPTESKTLLGGSDLVNFDTTALIAFVSGISNGGTEKLLATPESELRQRFKGNFDFVIGQIMSEIQNPIHVEFGRVLYGKQGIICESVLSEFKELVQMCGGPNEKLRADKLINYLRVVPDTPSGRMMGLPTTRKLALKNKIVFGTGDHWHAPTLTANMGFIRAVSQTGMSLSSLEHRPRALTGD, via the exons ATGGCGAAAGAGGAACGTAGAGTTGCGGAAGTTGAAGTAGCAAAACAAAGATGCAGGTGCGTCATTGATTCCATTCACCAATTGCCATCTTCTTCAAACATCACCCACTCATGCAGACGAACCCTCCTCAAATTAGCACGCGCCGAGCTCGATTTTCTCTCTCGACCCTCTTCTTCTGCCTCTCTCAG CGTCAATATTGGGCACCTTGAAGCAGTTTTACATATTCTACAGCAACCTTTTGTAAGCGGGGTTTCTAGAGTTTGCAAATCAATCCCGCTATCGCCTTCGGTTAGTCGCGAAGAGAGACATAGTTCTTCTCTCAAAGACATCCATGTTGATGTGGTGTGTATCCTCAACGGGAAGCCTGTGTGGATTATAGTATCCGATAGGAATCCAAAGTATGTTTCATGGAATAGTTGTCATAAAAGTAAGGGTTTGAAGCTACGCATTCAACAAGTACTTGCTGCTGCCAAATCGAACTTAGCCTTAAGACCTTCCTCGGTTATGATTTTCTTTGCCAATGGGATTTCAAGCCATGTTTATGACAAGCTACGTGAGGAATTTGGGGCATCTGAAGTCCGTTTGGAGTTTTCGGTTTTCAGTTCTAACATGTTGGAAGAAACAGAAGGTGACTGGATAAATGTTATATCTAGATCATATAGAGATGCACTTGTCCTTGAAATCATCCCTGCCAATGACAAAGATGTTGTTCAAAGTTTGACTTTGGATTCTTCTCAAGTAGAGATTTCAGAAGGAAAGGTTGAAACACAACTGCATATTTTGGAAGAAAATTCAATTAACAGGGGTTCTTTTCAACTTGAGCGTTCAATAGATAAAGCTGAAAGTAGATCGCATCTATCACAAGAGGATATTGAAACAAAGCTGGGTGATACATTCTGTTCTGTTATTATGGGAATGAAACTAAGCTCCTTGGACGAAAAAATTTCTGAACCAACCGAGTCTAAGACACTTTTAGGTGGGAGTGATCTGGTAAATTTTGATACGACTGCTTTGATAGCTTTTGTATCAGGAATTAGTAATGGTGGAACAGAAAAACTTTTGGCCACTCCAGAAAGTGAACTGAGACAGCGGTTTAAGGGAAACTTTGACTTTGTGATTGGTCAA ATAATGTCTGAAATTCAAAATCCAATCCATGTGGAATTTGGTAGAGTCCTATATGGGAAGCAAGGCATAATTTGTGAGAGTGTTCTTTCAGAATTTAAGGAGCTGGTACAAATGTGTGGAGGGCCAAACGAGAAACTTAGAGCCGACAAGTTAATAAATTATCTCAG GGTTGTTCCTGATACTCCTTCAGGACGCATGATGGGCCTCCCAACAACTAGGAAGCTGGCCTTAAAAAACAAAATTGTGTTTGGTACTGGTGACCATTGGCATGCCCCAACTTTGACAGCAAACATGGGATTCATCAGAGCAGTTTCGCAGACAGGGATGTCCCTCTCTAGTCTTGAACATAGACCAAGGGCCTTAACTGGGGATTAG